A region of Schistosoma mansoni strain Puerto Rico chromosome 1, complete genome DNA encodes the following proteins:
- a CDS encoding putative DNA replication licensing factor MCM2, which yields MQVAVGTLTDEDTRAILKLSRDERIGDRIFASIAPSVYGHEDIKRGIALALFGGEPKNPGGKHKVRGDINVLLCGDPGTAKSQFLKCVEQLAPRSVFTTGQGASAVGLTAYVTRSPMSREWTLEAGALVLADRGVCLIDEFDKMNDQDRTSIHEAMEQQSISISKAGIVTSLQARCTIVAAANPIGGRYDPSMTFSDNVDLSEPILSRFDVLCVVRDAVDPIQDEMLARFVVGSHMRHHPNMTPEEHAALNDQLAERGVPRSGSYADIQPLVQELLKKYIIYTKDRIHPKLNQMDQDKVAAAYADLRRESMITGSLPITVRHIESVIRLSEAHARLHLREFVNEDDVNMALRVMLESFVSTQKFSVMKSMRQTFSRFLSYRRDNQELLLFLLKQLVQDRLAFERVRYAGSQEWRIEVTEREFAERAKQINISSVRAFLQSDLFKSHHFVYDASRKVIVHTV from the exons ATGCAGGTCGCTGTGGGGACATTAACTGATGAGGACACAAGGGCGATCTTGAAACTTTCACGTGATGAAAGGATTGGTGATCGAATTTTTGCTAGCATAGCTCCAAGTGTGTATGGTCATGAAGATATTAAACGTGGCATTGCACTGGCACTTTTCGGCGGTGAGCCTAAAAATCCTG GAGGAAAACACAAGGTACGGGGTGACATTAATGTTCTTCTCTGTGGTGATCCGGGCACTGCCAAGTCTCAGTTTCTTAAGTGTGTTGAGCAGCTAGCTCCGAGGAGTGTTTTTACAACTGGTCAGGGAGCAAGCGCAGTTGGTCTAACCGCATATGTTACTCGCAGTCCAATGAGTCGGGAATGGACTTTGGAGGCTGGTGCTCTTGTTCTTGCAGATCGTGGTGTTTGTTTAATTGATGAATTTGATAAG ATGAACGACCAGGATCGAACATCTATACACGAAGCCATGGAACAACAGAGCATCTCAATAAGTAAGGCAGGTATTGTTACAAGCCTGCAAGCAAGATGTACTATCGTTGCCGCTGCCAATCCTATCGGTGGTCGTTATGATCCAAGCATGACATTTTCCGATAATGTGGATCTGAGCGAGCCAATTTTGAGTCGTTTTGACGTTCTTTGTGTTGTTCGTGATGCAGTCGATCCTATTCAG GATGAAATGCTTGCACGCTTTGTTGTTGGCAGCCATATGCGTCACCATCCTAATATGACGCCTGAGGAGCATGCTGCTCTGAATGATCAGTTAGCAGAACGTGGTGTTCCCCGAAGTGGTTCTTATGCAGACATCCAACCACTAG TTCAGGAATTGCTAAAGAAATACATCATTTATACAAAAGACCGTATTCATCCTAAGCTAAACCAAATGGATCAGGACAAGGTTGCTGCAGCTTACGCTGATCTAAGACGGGAATCCATG ATAACTGGGAGCTTACCAATAACTGTCCGACACATTGAATCGGTAATCCGTTTGTCAGAAGCACACGCTCGTTTGCATTTACGGGAATTTGTGAATGAGGATGATGTTAATATGGCTCTCCGTGTCATGCTGGAGTCATTCGTGTCTACTCAAAAATTCAGTGTCATGAAGTCAATGCGACAG ACTTTCTCGCGATTTTTGAGCTATCGTCGCGACAACCAAGAATTGTTATTGTTCTTGCTTAAACAGTTAGTCCAAGACCGATTAGCTTTCGAACGTGTTCGATATGCTGGGAGTCAAGAGTGGCGCATCGAAGTTACTGAACGCGAATTTGCTGAACGAGCCAAGCAGATAAACATCAGTTCTGTTCGTGCATTCTTACAAAGTGACCTTTTCAAGTCACATCATTTTGTGTATGATGCCAGTCGAAAAGTTATCGTTCATACGGTATAA
- a CDS encoding putative DNA replication licensing factor MCM2 — translation MSNSDLSGRHGGGLSGAASPDPEEPAFEDESAAILGDDNLDEEEESGENLFGDDMERDYRPIPELDVYEAEGLADPDEDLEELSPNTRAEAEREMRRRDRERLLATGGLRRDLIADLYGEEEEEEIIPARRRRIAERVAAGDEGDLEPEGVLESIENLEDMKGMSVVEWVQQPVTRQEIKNRFKAFLRTFLDENDRNVYAERIVQMARENKHSLHIDYQHLASAEQVLAYFLPEAPQHVLEIFDEAAREVTLTRFPRYDRITNRVHVRINDLPLIEDLRCLRHFHLNQLIRTCGVVTSSSGVLPQLSVVRYNCTKCGCLLGPFIQNQTGSEVKPSTCPDCQSGGPFELSMEQTVYRNYQRITLQESPGKVPAGRLPRSKDAILLDDLVDSCKPGDEIELTGVYTHSYDGSLNTKHGFPVFATVILANNVVRKDDKVAVGTLTDEDTRAILKLSRDERIGDRIFASIAPSVYGHEDIKRGIALALFGGEPKNPGTLNAKCFHCC, via the exons ATGTCG AACTCAGACTTATCAGGTCGCCATGGTGGTGGGCTTTCAGGTGCAGCAAGCCCTGATCCAGAGGAACCCGCTTTTGAGGACGAATCCGCCGCCATACTGGGTGATGATAATcttgatgaagaagaagaatcTGGAGAGAATTTATTCGGTGACGATATGGAACGTGACTATCG TCCTATCCCGGAGCTCGATGTCTATGAGGCGGAAGGTCTTGCGGACCCCGATGAAGACCTAGAGGAATTATCACCGAATACTCGTGCTGAAGCTGAACGTGAAATGAGACGACGGGACCGTGAGCGTCTGCTTGCTACTGGTGGACTTAGACGTGATCTTATAGCCG ATTTATACGGTGAGGAAGAGGAGGAAGAAATAATTCCTGCGCGCCGCAGGCGTATTGCGGAGAGAGTCGCTGCAGGTGATGAAGGTGATTTAGAACCTGAGGGTGTCCTGGAAAGCATTGAGAACTTGGAGGATATGAAGGGGATGTCTGTAGTTGAATGGGTTCAACAACCTGTCACTCGTCAAGAAATCAAAAACCGTTTTAAAGCATTTCTCAGAACGTTTTTGGACGAAAACGATCGGAACGTATATGCTGAGCGTATAGTACAAATGGCAAGAGAGAACAAACATAGTCTGCATATTGACTACCAACACCTGGCATCGGCGGAGCAAGTCCTAGCATATTTTTTACCAGAAGCCCCTCAGCATGTCTTAGAGATCTTTGACGAG GCTGCTCGCGAGGTCACATTGACTCGGTTCCCTCGTTATGATAGGATCACTAACCGAGTCCATGTTAGAATAAACGACCTTCCTCTCATTGAGGACCTCCGATGTCTTCGCCATTTTCATCTTAACCAGCTTATCCGAACATGTGGAGTAGTTACAAGCAGTTCCGGTGTTCTTCCCCAGTTAAGCGTAGTCCGCTACAACTGTACGAAATGTGGGTGTCTTTTGGGCCCATTCATTCAAAACCAAACGGGCTCAGAAGTCAAGCCTTCTACTTGTCCAGACTGCCAATCAGGTGGTCCATTCGAACTAAGCATGGAACAG ACAGTTTATAGAAATTATCAACGTATCACTCTTCAGGAAAGCCCAGGCAAAGTTCCGGCAGGCCGTCTTCCTAGGTCTAAAGACGCTATTCTTTTAGATGATCTGGTTGATAGCTGCAAACCGGGAGATGAAATA GAGTTAACTGGCGTATATACACATAGCTATGATGGGTCACTCAATACCAAGCATGGTTTTCCAGTCTTTGCAACTGTCATATTAGCAAACAACGTTGTTCGCAAAGATGATAAG GTCGCTGTGGGGACATTAACTGATGAGGACACAAGGGCGATCTTGAAACTTTCACGTGATGAAAGGATTGGTGATCGAATTTTTGCTAGCATAGCTCCAAGTGTGTATGGTCATGAAGATATTAAACGTGGCATTGCACTGGCACTTTTCGGCGGTGAGCCTAAAAATCCTGGTACGTTAAATGCAAAATGTTTTCACTgttgttaa